Sequence from the Prunus persica cultivar Lovell chromosome G5, Prunus_persica_NCBIv2, whole genome shotgun sequence genome:
AATCTAATCACCCAAAAAATAACTCTACAATAGTAGAAGTAAAACAAGGGTATGTCCTTTGCCTTGAGTCACTGTGAATTTAACTGGAACAAGTTTGATTTCAATTATTTAGAACCTGTGTGTGTCAACGGCACTAAATTCAGGTTGTTGGTAAGAAAAGGTTAAGGGCACACCACTGACTAGCATGCCCACTACAAACCTCTaatttttgtctttaaaaatCTCCCCCACGGATGCTTATCTAAATTTaacctttttgtttctatttaaTCTGCTTAATAACATTCTAATATTGGAGCACAATAATTCGCAACCCATAAATCTTAGAGCTATATGATTAAACAACAAATCCATAATTTTTGGATGCTAATATGGTTGACGGGGTGATGACTTGTACACTTATTAATTTTCTGTATGTGGGGCACATAGTTTAAGATACACATAAATGCAGCTAACGCATTTGCATTGGATCTCCTCTTATGTTTTACCTCATCAGGAGTGCTGACTCGAGATATACTTCATGTTTCAATTTCAGAATCTTGGTTGAACAACTGGAGAGGGTGAATGTCACTCTGATGGAATTGAATGCCCAAGTTGCATTTTGGATCAACACGTACAATGCTCTTGTTATGCATGTAAAAGTCTCTTAACCAACCATTGGTTTTCTCTTATTGATTTGTAAGTCTGTCTAATTTTCTCCTTACCCTTGTGCAGGCACATTTAGCATATGGAATTCCCCACAGCTCCCTAAGAAAGCTGGCTCTGTTCCACAAGGTAATTCACTTATTTGCTAGTACAATGGGTTTTGGTGGCAGCTTAAGAAGACTTGTGCATCTCATGACAAATGACTGCTTTCTCTTGAAGTCCTGTCCACCAAgcatcattttgtttttttttttttttcctttctgaaGATGGATTAATACATTCATTGGTTCATcccattttaaaattaaattttagttggtttgatctttgtttctttcctttatATTCAAGTCTATTGCTCTTGCCTTTCAAGACATGGACTCGAAGATCCCCATTAAAGACAATCAGAATATCATCTTTCCCTTTTTGGCCATTACGTAAAATGCTCAAGtaccttttcattttctattgtCAATGTTTGAGAAGTTATCAAAATATTTGGTTTTCatgcccaaaaaaaatggtTGAATCTAAAATAACTGaagcaagaaaaaagaaccaatGCATTGGTCTATCTGTGTATTCtaaatttggaaagaaaagaaaaaagatgatgAGCCTTTTGGTATAGTGCAGGCTGCTTACAATATTGGGGGCCAAGTTATCAGTGCAAATGCCATAGAGCAATCCATATTTGGCTTCCAAACACCCCGAATTGGACGGGTACTCACTACTCTTTCTCTGATAATGCAAGAGGAATGCTAACATTCATTGAATTATTTCGtttatttcataatttaaatgGTTTGGCAAATTATTTGAGCTCTTCTTATGAATGACAACTTGAACAGtgcattttccttctttctttctttaatatgAATAAGAAATACCATGTTTGAGAATACTCATTTGGTCTACTTTTGTGTTTCCAGTGGCTTGAAACCCTCCTTTCAACTGCCTGGAGGAAAAAATTTGGTGAAGACAGACAACTTCGCAATTCCAAATTGGGTCTTCCAGTTTCTGAACCCCTTGTTTGCTTTGCTCTTTGTACTGGAGCCTTTTCTGATCCTGCGGTAACcactttgcttttgttggTCCTGTTTTCACATtatattgaaaatttaatatataattgtCTAATGAATGTTAGGTTCTTATTTTCAGTCTTTTCCCCTAATTTTATACACGTGTATTGGTCAATTACAGTGCTTTGGCACATGTTCTGTTCATAACTTATCTTTTCTGCCTTATCTCAATGTTTAATGAAATCTGGTACTGCTGCAGAAAACTACTTTAAAAAcagattaaattttttttataatcaaaAGCATATGGTAGCAACTTTTACTACTGAATTGTTTTGATTGTTAATCATTCTTCTAAAAACACACTCTGATCAGTGATATACTGCTTCCACTATATTGCTAACGGCATTAACATTTGCTTGTCAATTACTTGTAGCTAAAAGTATACACAGCCTCAAATGTTAGAGATGAACTTGAAGAGGCAAAGAAGGAGTTTATTAAAGCAAATGTAGTGGTAAAGAAGTCAAGGAAAGTTTTTCTGCCAAAGATACTTGAAAGGTTTGCAAGAGAAGCATCTTTTGGCTCCGATGATCTTCTCAAATGGGTCACTGAGAATGCTGATAAGAAGCTTAATGATTCAATACATAAATGCATTGACCTTAAATCCAGCAAGAAGGCATCTCAGATCATAGAGTGGTTGCCATACAATTCAAGGTTCCGGTATGTATTCTCAAAGGAACTATCCGAGAAGCCATGGTGGTTGTGATTCATTCCAAATGCTGGAAGAAACAGACCTGACTGACCACTTGAGGAAGCTAGTGGCTCATCAGACTGGTCAATCAAAACCTTCtaattgttttcttattgTGCATCTgatcttttcttgttttgaacTCTAGTTTCTTGCCCTACAAGCTTCCGTCTCACGAGTGCTTTGTATTAACCGGGTAGTTTCGATCTAACAAGCTTACCATTACTTGCAGCTGTTGTATAATTCAAGTTTCGCACCTTATTTGTACATTATTATGGTTGCTTGATTTATGCAGTAAGGCAGTATAAATTGTAATTGTTTGTCATTTCAGCTTTATCCATGCCTCTAAATTCTAATCACAGCACTGTATATAGAGTCACTTAGACAATtctcacaacaacaaaaagtagAATTAAAGAACTGAATTGGAACAATAAATCCGAttacatgaaatgaaattaagAATTTAATTGAAAGAACAACGAAAtgaatcacataaaatacatgaaaatttcaatgtgGAAACCCTAAACTCCACGTCATCCTCATCATCGACTAGGATGAGGACTAGGCAGGCAAGGAGAAGCGACACAGAGGGCAGAAGTGGCTTTTCTCCAACCACTCCACGATGCAAGCCTCGTGGTAAATATGCGAACATGGCAGACCACGACCTTCCGAACCCACCGCAATCTCAGCTATACAAACCGAACAACAAACCCCAGCCGTTTCCACTCTCACCCTCTCCAGCTTCTCAATAGCAGATTTACTCGCCGGTACAAACGCGGGCTGCACTTCATCATCCGCCGCCACGTCCTCAACGATCGCATCAATCTTTATGCACGCCTCCATATGCACACGTAACCCCCGGCTGCCGCTGGTACACACTCTCCCAACAAGACTCCGTGAGGCGTCATGGACTATAGTAGCAGCGACGCACCGAAGGTCCTGGGACGAGACGTGGATAGACTTGGATAGCTCCTTGGATATGGTAGCCAAAATCGATGACTTGGACCTGTCCTCCGTTAGTAGGTCAATCTCGAGTTTGTCGTGGTAATCGAAGCTCTCGGTGGGTTGGCCCATGTGATCATCTTCTAACATCATTACTTTGTAGTGGTCTTCCAAATCCTCATCGTCCTCTAAATTCGAAGGCAACACAATTTGTGTGACAGTGGCGTAGATGTCTAGCCACAATTGAGATTTCACGGCGGTTTCAGGTAATTCGGAGATTTCGAGAATCCGTGTGGCGTAATAAGGATCACCCAAAACATCCCAATACTCATCGGCCATAACAACAACAAGAGCAGCAAAGTAGGGTTTAGCgggttgaaaatggaaaaatgaagaagagagtGAAATAGCGGGTTGCAAGGATACGCTGAGAGTTAAAATGAGAGGCGTAATGAGAAATGCCCCGCTAGCTGTTAGGATATATATACAAGGATTTTGGGGTTCTTGCTTGGCAATCAAGTCACGCGAGTTTAGTGTTTTCGTTTGGGCTTGGCCCGTCTTttcacccccaaaaaaaaaaaaaaaaaaaagaggcaaaTTGATATATGCAATTAATAATCCTGCAACCAATAATCCCTAATTCTAGCATTAAAATTctccaaataagaaaataatcagGTTTATACAAAACGATAAttggaagaattttttttagaaattcGGTTAAAATAATAAGTTAATTACGTTTGCTTAGTGGAACAATTGTCAATGGGCTACATCAATTCCCAATCTAATTGTTATTAGGGAAATTTGCATAACTGCCACCTGAAAACAAGTAAAGTGTTGTAATTTACCACTTAAGTCTAACTCTGTTAAAACTTCTGTTAAATTcagtttttaaatattattttccatcaatttattataattttaaaactaacatgtttataaaacaaacaaacaaaacaagaccTAATTATCCCTACCCCCTTCCAAACACACCCCACTGCCCAGTATCCCATCTCCCATCCACCCTCTGCAAATACCCTACTCTCTCTCATGCTCAGTTCACACCAAGCAAAGCCAAACCAAGCATCATCAAAAATCACAAATAGAGTTCGATGATGGATTAGTCCCTTTCACGAGACCCTCTCCAATTtacttctccttttcttcacAAGCTCTCCACTCTCTTTCATTTATCCCTCCCTAAATTTTTcgtctttttccttttcacaaTATATTGTTCATCATCTGACTTTTTTCAAGAACATGAGCAGTGCTACTACATAGAAATCAATTGCAACTTGGCTACTCCAGGAGATGAACTTTTTAGCAAATTGGAGAGCTAGGAGATGGATTTTGGAGGGTGTATGTAGAGGTGGCAGAGAATTGGTGTTCAAGTGCAGTGGGAGAAGTCTTTGgaggttttaaaaataaataaataaattctgttagtttacaaattttaaatttgcatattatagtgaattgaaaaaaatgcccttaaaaTATTGATGTAACTGAAATTTTAACAAAGTTAGAGATAGGTGATAAATTACAACACTTGAcaaagttcttttttttttttttttggttttgacaaagttcaagtggttaaaagtaaaatttaaaGGTTTAGGTGATATTTATACCCTTGTTATTATTTACCTTAGCTTTTATTCCCATAAACAACATTAAATAATGAGTTAAAACAAAAGCGTTCAAGGGGGTAAAAATAGGAACACACAAAAATTAACTAATgggaataataatataataaataagtaaatttaggttttactcataaaaaaactttcacttttggaaaaagccaaagctttttgaaaaaagacggaataacctctcaactttcaaaccaaagacatgcaaatgtaaaggatttcttaggaaatcaaaaaataaacaagggcaattttgtccatttttgcttcttttaaaaattttctctctcctttgggcttttccaaaatcTCCCTAATAAATATTGACCGACTCACCATCTCGTTATGGTATGTTTGTTGACGTAGAAGGCTAGTCATTAGGTttacatgaaaaattaaagagtACGTGTGGGTTTTTCCTAATAAACCCCAGAACATTTGGATTTCTAACTAATTTTCTGATAAAGAAAAGCCTAGTAGTTAGGAAATGCCAACCACATGGTGAAGAGACTATTCACTACGATGGCATGACATGTTCTTCAAAGTGTGTGTTTGCAagattttaagaaaatattcacTTATTTGGGGTTGTGATAATTACTGTGTGTTGAATAGCATGAACTACAACTGGTAGGTTTATATTGGAATATTACAAATGTAAAGTTCTTATGGTATCAAGgcttcaattattattattgggtTATTGGAGGAAATTAAACTTCAAAAGCAAAATTTTGTAGGTTAGAAAGACGTGATGAGTTTCCACAATTTGGTGGTCTTGTTCTTTCTTAATCCAATCTTGAATATGTTAAAATGTGACAAGTTTTCTGCTCATTGTGTAACTCATTCAGAGGCACTGCCCTTGTGTTCACAACTATCTCTATGGAAAAAGTGTGCTTAAGTAGAAGGGCCAACAACACATTCCTAGCTTTTGTATGTTGCACTTGCATTGTTGTCATACTTGAACTGATAATATTGCTCTCTGGAAATTGGAATATGTTGCTGAAGAAgcgaaaaacaaacaaaagcttcaaaaaaaattggacTTAATGGAGCTACAAATTCACACCTATTTTGATCCAATCTAATTGGCTACCACCGCAAATCGCGCGACTACACCTACTCTCTTTTTGCTCGTGGTTTGGGTAAACAGAATGCCACGGTGGGTGACTTCAGTAATTAAcaaatttaattgaattaatTATGCTTACCAAATGATAAAGCTGAAAGGCGATGACTGTTTTAAAAccaatatattatataaatattttcattaattcgccaaaattaataaataattatacacTCGGTAAACCACAAAACTCTCACTCATCTAAGAACAAGTACAGCGCATGGGTTTGGCCCGGGCAACAGGCCAAAATCAGCCCAAGTCGAGCTCCAGCGCAGCCAAAGCAGCCCGGGCAAGCTGCGGGTCCCACGAgcccgggcaggcccaagggcgAAAATCGACTGGGCTCGAGCCCGAGTTCaggtgacgtcagcgctgacgtcaccaCCAACGGTAACCTGCCACGTGTTGGCACCGGGTGGCTccgattgaattttttttcagaaatcctacggttctcatttttttggccaaaaaaattttaaaaaaatccttaaaaatccgaaaaaaatctgaaatttttttaaaaaaaataccaaaaatttatgtattttttccctataaatacctaaccattttatctactttcaacaccaaatcttcatacaatattttctactctccactcacataattcattttccacaccaaatctccatacaaactcatctccttccaatattttttactctctactcatattttccactttccacaccaattccatacaaactcttctcattccaatattttttactatccactcacatttttgtactactttccatttgtagaaaataaataaatggcatcttctgtc
This genomic interval carries:
- the LOC18777681 gene encoding E3 ubiquitin-protein ligase AIP2 yields the protein MADEYWDVLGDPYYATRILEISELPETAVKSQLWLDIYATVTQIVLPSNLEDDEDLEDHYKVMMLEDDHMGQPTESFDYHDKLEIDLLTEDRSKSSILATISKELSKSIHVSSQDLRCVAATIVHDASRSLVGRVCTSGSRGLRVHMEACIKIDAIVEDVAADDEVQPAFVPASKSAIEKLERVRVETAGVCCSVCIAEIAVGSEGRGLPCSHIYHEACIVEWLEKSHFCPLCRFSLPA